The following is a genomic window from Dama dama isolate Ldn47 chromosome 4, ASM3311817v1, whole genome shotgun sequence.
CCTTCCGCTTGGGTGAGCCAAGCCATATCGTGCCACCAGCTGATAACTTAAGAGGCACAAGATTCTCAAATCCTTGGCTTTGGTGCAAGAAGCAAAAAAGACAAAACGTGCAAATATCGATGGATTCACACAACACATGCAAAGCCTCCCTGGGGCAAGTGTTCTCTCTGCAGGCCTCAGTGATCTGGAGTGGAATGTCCAGTAGAAATCTCAGTGATGATGGAACTTTTTAAACATCTGCTCTGTCCAGCACCCTGGACCTGGCCACAGGACGCTGCTGAGCACTTGAAACGTGGTGGgtgtgactgaagaactgaacGCTTTTTTCATATACGTGTAGAGTCAATGTCTGCACCGCGTGGCTGGGCAACTACTTTATCAGCCAGTGCAGATCCAGACTGAGGGGTATCTTATTGTCCTGTTTCTACCCCTGGAATGCCATCAGCCTAAGTGCACATGCCTGGGAAGAGgttgagggggcttccctggtggctcagtggtaaagaatccacctgccattgcaagatacatgagagacgtgggttccatccctgggtcaagaagatcccctcgagaagggaatggctgcccactccaggattcgtgcctggagaatcccatgcagagaggagcctAGCGAGCCTCACACTGTATATgccattgcaaagagtcggacatgactgaatcgaattagcatgcacacacccagCCTCATATAGGTAGTGGCACCACACTGGATATCTCAAACAGAATATACTTCATCTGTTTATTTGGCCATCTAGCATTGCTTTTATTAGTTTTTatggaaatcattttattttaaatatagcacatGTCAATCTTAAACTTCCAGTCTATCTCTCCCCCAACCCTTCCCCTCTGTAACTCTAAGATTGTTCTCTAAGTCTACAAGgttgtttcagttttgtaaataagtacatCCTTGTAAAACGTTGCTGAATAGACATCTTATTTATTcgttttgtgttttctttaaacTGAATAATTTGAAGAATCAGCTGGCagattttttaatgctttattgGAATTTTAGGTAAAGTAAGATGATCATATTAACCAACCCAGTATGTGTGATTGATTATACCATTCCCCAAACAGTGAGATAGATACAATGGAGTCCTAGAAGAGACAGGAGATTACTTCGAGGTTGTGGGATTTTTGAAGATGATTTGGCAATCTTGGACTCCACTGTTCACCTCAGAGCTGCTGGGCTgctttggaggaggaggaggagtgtcCACGGAGGAACCCCTTTAAAAAGAGATCTAAGGCTTTGATTTGCAACACTCTGTGTGCTCACAGCCTGGGGCCAGGTCAGGGCTCAGCACCGTCTTTCTTTACATTGAATTCCTCATAGATACTGGGCTCGGGGAAGGGGTGCATGGGGCTCACGGGGGTGGGAGTATTCAGTCTCTCAGAAAGGGTCCCGAGGTTCAAGTGAGCATATATCACGTCTTCTGCTGGAGAGTCCTAAGAGGAAGGAGGTGAGAATGATGGACTGAGACGCGATCTTTAAAGGCTAGGACATTGGGCATTGGAAGGGCCGATGCTATGGCAAGGGTTTGGGCTGGGAGGACTCACCACGCCGCTCACTGCTCCATCTTCCTGGGGCTCTCCTTCCATGATGGCAAGATCTGCGAATGAAAAAGAGACAAGGATCTTGGGGATGAAGGCAGTTATCCCAGACCTCCATAACTTTGATGGGGACAtcaaagccagaaaaagaaaagggtatATGCCCTCTGGTACTGGGTCTGTCTACtccaataaataaatcaaaaacaaaacattccATCAACAAGCCCATCCATTCACGGACTGTCTCAGGAGCCTGTGCAAACCCACAGACCCATCCTACGTCTTCTGTTATGGACCATTCTCTTCTGCATATCAGCAGATTCCCAAGATCATGTAGGGGAGGAGAACAGATGGCTGTAGTTGAAGGGAAGAACAGGGCTTGGAATGTCCCTGGTGTCCAGAGATTAAGTGTCCATCTTCCAGTGCAGGcagcctgggttctatccttggtggGAGATCTATGATCCCATGTGtcttgaagcaactaagccccacGAGCTGCAACAGCTGAGCGCACAAGCTCTGGAGCCTGAACCACACCCCAGACTGCAATGTGGATCCCCCATGCTGCTgcaaagacctgatgcagccaagaataaatcaacacatattttcataaaaataacagGGTTCCATGGGTCTCTGGATGATGTTCCCTCCGAGATAACAACACTGGAAACCAGTTTTAACCTGTGGGAAGTGAAAACCTAATTCTCTGCTATGAGCCCACCTCCCCCTGGGTCAGATGATGCTGAGCTCACAACCTTCAGGCTTACGATTTTGGGTAGAGCACCAGTGACAGACAAGAGCAGCGAGGAAGATGCTGGTAGAGGTGAAGGCTATGGCAAGCCCAAGGATGATGTACAGCACACTGGAGCGTTCTTGAGGAAACCCTGCTTCTGTCAACAGAAAAAGGGAAGGTCTGGTTTTTCATTGCGTACACTGTGCCCCTACACACTGGTTTTATTTTATCCTTGCATCAAACTGTCAGCATCTGTCAACCTGATCACTTATGGTCTCCACTTCCCAGGAGGTACCAAAGCATCCAGGAGAGATGCTAGCATGGATGAAGTAAAGAGGCGGTGCAAGACCAGCAGAGGTCTGAACCAAGGTCCGCTGGGCACCAATGCAGTTTTTCGCTGCTCCCTCACGTCAAGGCATGGTGTTTTTCCATGAATGCAGACCCCTTTAATCCTCAGTACATTTCCCCCTCATCCACATATACCTGGAACAGAATCCTCAAGAAGATATGACAAATTTATTTCGGAATGTGGAATTCTTTGTTCATAAAACACTAACAGAGGAATAACATCTGTAAGGTGCTCCCTCAAATTCTCCACTTTTCACCCCCATCCATCCCCTAAGATTCTGGTGGAGGGAGGGTAAGCATCTCGCTTGGGCATGATATTAGGTCACTCTGACCAATTATCTTCAATTTAGAAATTCCCAGTCCCAGGATCTCAATGCCCCCTCTGGTTCTCATGCACACCTCAGTCTCATATGCTGACTTGAGATGGATGTTGAGAAGCTCAACATCGCAGTGCTGGGAGCTGACAGAGCCAGCACTTACATAGGACTCCTATGTCTTCTTAGAAATTTGCTGAGGTAGGAGACCTTCTTGCTTACCTCCTGTGGTGTGTGCATCCATGGGTGAAGGGCAAGTACTTGTAGTGGAACCTAGGAGAAAAAAGACAGAAGGGGTGAGCCAGTAACCTTCCTCACCCCACCAAAGGAGGACTGTTCTTTCTAGAAGGTTGACCTCCTGCCTGTGCTTGACTCTGTGATCCCTCAGAGCactgatgggggaggggagagcttCTGGCTCCTCCCCGTGAATGTGTTGAGTAGACCCACCATCCTGGAGAAGAGATGGTGAAAGGAGGTGGGAAGAGTATCCCTGGTGAAGAAAGACAATTCTAAGCAAGAGACATTATTTCTGCTCTAGGACTGAGTATCTATGTTCCTTAACTAGGAAATCACGTGTATGTCAGAGGTGCCtctgggaaaacatgaagagcaagggCCCAATGCAATCTCTGATCCTCCCAAATTAGCCCAAcctttcctcctcctgggtcTACCCTTACCCTTTTCTTTATTTGCCTGATTAGACAGGACTCTGATGACAAGCATCCATACAGGAGGTAGAAGAGGGATGAGATGCCACCgaccatctctctttctctctggttcTCATTGCCTCTATTTCTCCCGAAGCCCTAAGTTTCCCCTGACACCAGCACAGGGCCCTTGAGATAGAGCGCAGTGATAGAgcaagatgttatggaaaaagcCAAATGGACTTCTTGACCAAAACAAAGTGATTTAGTGTACTGTAAAGCATGGGACACTTCTTGGCGTTCTGGaaacaagaatactgcaatgggttgctgtttcctccttcaggggaccagcttttgtcagaactcttcactatgacctgtcagTTTTGGGCGGCCCTGCacaacatggctcatagcttcattgagttacacaagcacCTTCAtcacgacaaggctgtgatccacgaaggggagatagtgaaggacagaaaagtctGTCGTGCTGCagctcacggggtcacaaagagttggacacaacttagcgactgaagagcaacaagAAAGCTGAGCCAGGAGGAGGGTCCTCACCTGTGACACACAGGAGCAGGGGGTCGCTGGGGTCTGACCACGAGTAGGGAGAGCGAGTGAAGGAGCCGAAGCAACTGTAGACCCCGCTGTGGGCTGGGGTCCCAGGACCCAGAGGGAACACTGCCTGGAGGGCTCCGTGGGGACCCCGGCCTCCAGCGAGCAGATGCCCAAGGTTCTCCCCCTCCCTGAGCAGATGGAACTGGTCAAAGGCGCGCTCAGAACTGCAGAGCAAGGTCACGTTCTCTCCAGACCTCACCACGGGGCCCCCCTGGGCTGAGAGAGAGGGTTTCTTGGACAGACCTGGAAGGAAGAGACCTTGATCTTAGAGCATAAAGTAACTCTAGTCCTAAATCTAGAATTAGAACCCGAagtgtgcaacaagagaagcgcTGCAATGAGAGGCCGCCCACAGCCAGGAGAGAAAGCCCCACAACAAGGAATACCCAGCACAAGGACAAATTCAAACATATCTTTAATGATGGACTGTCATTTACTATCCTTTCTCTGAAAAGAAATATATGCATATGAACAACTAAATCAGTCTTATGTACAACAGGAATTAGCACcatcgtaaatcaactacacttcaacaaAAATGAATCAGaacaaatatactttaaaaatcaacaagATGTGGGGTTCTCTTGAAAGATGGAACCTACTAGGTTCTGCTGGGATCATCATAAAACATGGTACTGACCCAGAAACAGACATTATGGACGGGAGATTGCCAGCATCTCATTGGATCTTTGACTACCTCAAACTTGAGGGAGAGTTCAGCATTGCCCTGCCCACATCCAGGGACTGGAAGGGACTCCTTAGTGGGGAGGGTTGGCAGGGAGGACTCCCCCCTCTTTGTGCAGAAGGGCGCTTTAAACCATAAGGCTGAGCAACTTCAAGATGTCAACCTCCGTCCTGACCACCCAAGGGCCAGACTGCAAGGGCGTCTGGTACCACAGTGCTCCTGAAAGAGGAAGGGAGCTCTGACATGAAGGCGGGAAGCCAGCCCCTTAACCAACCATCATTGGCTGCCTGAGCTGGGAACTGCCCGGGTCCCTGCTCTGGTACATCTTTCTCCATTGATCGTTCTTATGTGTTCTTGCTGCTTCATTCTGTAACTGGCTGAGTCTTCTCTTTACCGCATGGCAGGTGCTCTGTTCTCTTTTCCCTTCCATGTtcacacctcctctctctctgatTTGTTCCctctctgagtgtgtgtgtgtctctgcacGCCTGTCATTGTCTCCCGATGCTGATGCTGGACTGGACACCGGACCTCCTGTGACACAGACAGCAGAGGGGACTGGTCTGTACACACTCACCTGTGATGACGACGTCCACGGGGTCACTGGGGGCTGACCACTCATAGGGGGAGCGGCTGAGAGAGCCGTAGCATCTGTAGGAGCCCGCACTCCCCGAGACCACGGAGCCAATGAAGAAGTCAGCTGAGGCATTCCCGCCTGTGAACCTCTCTCCACGTCTCTGGAAATGCCCTGTACTATTTTCCTGGTGCAGGATAAACTTGTCAAGCGACAGCGGTGAGTGACAGCGGATGGTCACATTCTTTCCCTCCTGCACGAGGGGGCCTGGGTGGGCTGAGATGGAGGGTTTTGTGAACACACCTAGGAGCAAAGAGGTTGTGAGCTTCAGTGAGTCATCCCGCCTCGGCGCTTCCCCTGACATCTGAAGGTGTGAGAAACGTCCCCGTGAACCACCAAAGCCAATTACTCTTCCTGTCTGTCCTGTTGCATTCTCTCTAGCCTTGTTCTCAGGCTCTGGCtcatgcttttctctttctctttgctcaagacctccagcctcctctgtgttTATTCTAAACTCTTCAGCTGTTgaatcttctctcagcttcatgcatgcatactcagttgcttcagtcctgtctgactctgtgggaccccatggagagtcgcctgccaggctcctctgtccttgagattcttcaggcgagaatactggagtggcttgccgtgCTCTCAGCTTCATCCCATCCTTAATTTGCATTTGAGGTCTGGGTGGTTCTGAGGATTCATACCCTGGCTCCCTTCACACACATCTCCTATATCATGGGTGATGACTTGCATCAACGGGAAGGAAGTGGAGAAAAAAGGGAACATTTCCCATCTGTGACCCCGCCTCATGCCACTGGAGACATTCCTGGGACTTCTCCCTGGACACCAGCTCCTTCATACAGGATTACAGCTCCCTACTGGGTGGCAGGTGCTGGATCAGGGTCATTCCCATCCTCCCTCCTGGCAGGGGGTGGCCACATCCTGTCTAACTAATGCCTAGGAAGGCTCCTCCTTCCTCAGCCGGGCATCCCATCCCTCTATCAACACCCTGAGTTTAAACTCTCAGAGTGGATTCTCTTTCCCTGGTTAGGTCCTGGCTGGGAATCCTGAGGACGTCCTTGGTTGCACTGGCACGTGGACCTAGAGTAGGAATGCCTGCAGGCTCAGCCATCCCGGGCTGGGCTGGAACCCTCCTACCTGTGACCACAATCTGCAGGGGGTCACTGTGTGTGGACCACACAGAGACAGACCCGTAGAATCCAGAGCACGTGTAGGACCCGGCATGTTCTCTGGTCACCGGGCCAAGGGTGAAGGTGTTGAAATGATATCCCAGGAGCTCGGGCAAACTGGTCCCATCTCTTTTGAACAGTCTGAATATCTTAAATGGAGAATGGAAGTGACACCGGAGAGTCACAGTCTGTCCTAAGGGAACCACAGGGCTTGGCCAGGCTGACAAAGAGGGCTTGTCATATTCACCTAGGACAGAAGGAGGCACAGGCTTTGAGAGGAAAATAGGAAtggtcccctctccccactgcccttgTTGGAGTGCTTCTCCTTCAATTCTTCCAAGGCACCTACTCTAAAGTGCATCACCCTGATCCTCAAGGACACCTGGGGCTTGGGGACAGACAGAGACACAGTCAACCCAGGACAGACATTATGGAGATTCTGAGAATGTGATTCTCAGCAGTGATTCTTCTCAGGAGAAGAATAAGTCCTTGGATTGACAAAATGTTGAAAACTCTCTCAAAACACAAAACactggggattcccaggtggtccagtggtaaggactTAGCACTTTCCCCGCCAAGGGCCCGGGTTGACTCCCtcatcaggaaactgagatcctgcacGCTGCGCAATGCAGTCAAAAGGAACCACCACAGAAAAATGACGAGTGGTAAAGAAGggaaaggacttccctgttgtGTTTGTgcagctcaaacggtaaagaatctccctgcaaggcaggagaccagggttcagtccccagggaggaagatgccttggagaaggaagtggcaacccactccagtattcttgcctggggaatcccatggacagaggaccctggtgagctacagtccatggggtcacagagtcagacttgacagagtgactaacagtaACACAACTAAGAAGAGAAAAAGCCACCTGactgaaaagaaggaaggaaaccaTGAACCTCGCTCCTTTGTTAGCTAGCCTCCATCAAATGTGGGACAAGGTCCAGGTGGCCCTGCCTGAtacccagcccctcccctggggTCAGGTCTAGCGGGCGGTCCTGCAGATCCTGTTTCTAAGGGCCAGTTGGAGATGCCACCTTGTTGGGGAGGGGTCTGTGGGCGGCAGCCCCTCCATCTCTCTCATGATAGAAATGGCACTCAGGGggcccagctcccagctcccagaCTTCATACTGTCCCTTCAGGTCCAGAGTCCAGAGCTGGGCTAACCTCTGGGGAGAGTGAAGGTGAGTATCAAGGCCAATAGGAGGACCTGGGATCCACAGGGCACGTGGCTCTCACTGTACTGACAGGGGTCTCACCCTGCCCCCCAGTGTCATCTGCCTCAGCCCCGGCTGCTCTGCTGAACACAGAAATAAGGGATGGGGAGGACTCACCCACAGCTGTCCAGATCCTCAGACTCACACAGAATCCTAGAAGGAAAAGCCCGTCAGAGATGGCTTGTCCCGATGGACCCCACGCTCCTTGCACCCTCATCCAGGGAACCTGGTCAGTGGTGTGAAGAACCCCGATTTCCACCATTACCCTCTCCTACCGGGTCTTTGCAGACTCACCGAGACTCAGGAGGCTGAGGAGTGTGGGGCACATGGCTCTGCTTCttgtgaggcaggaggcaggactgAGCAAAGCTGACCGAGTCACAGGATACGGAAGGCGGGTGGTGTTGTTCATACAGTCAGCCTGGTGCCTGTCACAGGGGAAGATGGGCAGCCTCTTCTCACGCCAGGGATGGAAGTCTGTCTGAGCCTCGTCACTGAGGTCACCTCATGACCTGAGCGTCACTTTTTGTTTCCCTGAACACTATAAACATAGGAGGATTTGAACAGGTCTCGCTACCTTcaggagtggaaacagtgatttgGTGTATAGCATGCAGGATGCTTTCCCCAAGCTCATGATAAATGTCATTAACCTTAACTCCTTGCAGAAGAGAAATTCCATGTACTCACCTCATATTCAGGCTCAGTGCAGGTTGCCAATTAAAGAGTCATTAATAGAGACTTTGATTCTGGATTCTTATAAGAGGAACAGTCATGCATATTATGgctctttgaaaatattaaaaaattctgtATTGTTATATATGTGATTAAGAAACTAACTGTGTTAATTTCAGCTgttcaacaaagtgaatcagttatttaTATACATGCATCTGttgcttttcaaactcttttctcACTTAGGTAGTCACAGAATATTAAGTAGAATTCTCTGTTtttacagtagatccttgttggtcatccatcttaaatatagccgtgtgtatatatcaatcctaAACTTTCAAGCTAACCTCCCCCTGACACTAtccctcctggtaaccataagttcattctctgtgtgtctgttttgtaaataggttcactgTTTTAGATGTCACAAAGaagcaatatcatgtgatatttgtctttctctgactcttcTTCATCGAAATTATTCCGTGACTTCTAGTggaaactttgcacacacacacactctgtctctctctcttgctccctTTCCAATCCAAGGACCACACATGTACACAAAGATAACGTGTGTAAAGAT
Proteins encoded in this region:
- the LOC133052158 gene encoding putative killer cell immunoglobulin-like receptor like protein KIR3DP1 isoform X2; this encodes MCPTLLSLLSLGFCVSLRIWTAVGEYDKPSLSAWPSPVVPLGQTVTLRCHFHSPFKIFRLFKRDGTSLPELLGYHFNTFTLGPVTREHAGSYTCSGFYGSVSVWSTHSDPLQIVVTGVFTKPSISAHPGPLVQEGKNVTIRCHSPLSLDKFILHQENSTGHFQRRGERFTGGNASADFFIGSVVSGSAGSYRCYGSLSRSPYEWSAPSDPVDVVITGLSKKPSLSAQGGPVVRSGENVTLLCSSERAFDQFHLLREGENLGHLLAGGRGPHGALQAVFPLGPGTPAHSGVYSCFGSFTRSPYSWSDPSDPLLLCVTGSTTSTCPSPMDAHTTGEAGFPQERSSVLYIILGLAIAFTSTSIFLAALVCHWCSTQNHLAIMEGEPQEDGAVSGVDSPAEDVIYAHLNLGTLSERLNTPTPVSPMHPFPEPSIYEEFNVKKDGAEP
- the LOC133052158 gene encoding putative killer cell immunoglobulin-like receptor like protein KIR3DP1 isoform X1 — translated: MCPTLLSLLSLGFCVSLRIWTAVGEYDKPSLSAWPSPVVPLGQTVTLRCHFHSPFKIFRLFKRDGTSLPELLGYHFNTFTLGPVTREHAGSYTCSGFYGSVSVWSTHSDPLQIVVTGVFTKPSISAHPGPLVQEGKNVTIRCHSPLSLDKFILHQENSTGHFQRRGERFTGGNASADFFIGSVVSGSAGSYRCYGSLSRSPYEWSAPSDPVDVVITGLSKKPSLSAQGGPVVRSGENVTLLCSSERAFDQFHLLREGENLGHLLAGGRGPHGALQAVFPLGPGTPAHSGVYSCFGSFTRSPYSWSDPSDPLLLCVTGSTTSTCPSPMDAHTTGEAGFPQERSSVLYIILGLAIAFTSTSIFLAALVCHWCSTQNRKPEDLAIMEGEPQEDGAVSGVDSPAEDVIYAHLNLGTLSERLNTPTPVSPMHPFPEPSIYEEFNVKKDGAEP